The region GGTCGCACACcgaggcatatttggctcgatctaaaccagggttcggcaacccaaaatgtttaaatagccgtattggaccaaaaatacaaaaaaatagagtCGCATAAAATGAAAAGccgaataaaagtgttataatgaaggcaacacatgatgtaagtgtctatattagcttactatcaaaattactacgTGTGTCGCAGGCTTAAGCAAAtcctcgttgacagaaatgttaaaatgtttgttgtggtctggaacaacattgcacacaaacaactatctgaaatgcagccaatattacatacagataatgtgtcatgagacatgcaaaactaaattatatacaaagaagataaaagtaaaggatattaaatgagctcaaatatacctacaaacgaggcatagtgatgcaatatatacatatagctagcctaaatagcaccttagcattgattagcttgcagtcatgcactgaccaaatatgcctgattagcactccaacaagtcaataacatcaacaaagatcacctttgtgcattcccacacagtataaaacttttggtgaacaaaatgagacaaagaaggaatggaagattatacatgtaaacaaacggtggcgtcacagtccacactacggtgagttcaaaaaccgccaaaatgagttggacaaaacgatgttcaccaaatactgtcatcagtgaagcatacacacacacatattaaacagtgggctttctaacaattgggaaggtgtgtgtcatgtttgtcctcaatcaaaaaacatactaaaacaaaaaaaatattattcctccatctttttacattttcaatccttttttaaaaatgttccagggagccactaaggcggcactaaagagccgcgagtTGCTGACCACCGATCTAAACGTTCATAGAGCAAAAAGAACGCAAATTAAGAGACATTCGTCAATCGAGGTGTTttgttttcctatattcaaacacagtgttactgttcaaacggtgtTTATGTAATGTTGCATTGGCCGACCatattaaatccatccatccatgttctactgcggaggctggagcttatcccagctgcacttgggcagaaggcagagcacaccctggacaaatatacatgttaaatgaaaccactgccttgttttaatgaatacttaggcctactttgctactgtattttaatgttggtcattatggtgctaCTCATTTTTTTCCTGCGGTGGCACTCGGTGGAAAAACATTGGGAACCACTGTAATAAAATGCTGTcagagagatgatctttgactagctttgttGCAGAAGGTTCTTTAAAATGAGCAGTTACAGCACTCCCGTAACTCTGactaaataaatagaccaaatacAAATGTCTActgctggttctcaggaatatgtaaaaaaaataataataatagtgaaagGAGAAGTCCGGACCCTGGTCCTGAGctgtctggaaatgtggccccccaaAACACTTTGGTTGAATAGCCTTGCATTATGGTGTCGCAGACCCTGTTGAAGACCTGTGCTGTACTTGagtagtgtaaaggtgactatgtaagtgttattttttgtcTAGATGGCTTTCATAACGTTAAAAACATCTTTAGACTGTCATATAGTGTTTTAAatgctttagacttagacttagacaaactgtattgatccacatagaaaattgttccacacagtagctcagtttctaaggatggaaagggtaaggatggaaaggataatgcaggtattcaGTAGACTaacaatgtaccatagtagcaatgtaAAACATaacatatttgtaatatttacatattttatatacagtgtataatatatactgatatattatattagtatattatattatatttttatatcatatatacaatatatcatcatcatcaaactttattgcagactccaacatgcacatacaatcacatacagtacataaaacaaacaaaatacagtataaaaggcattatcacataatattaaaaacagtaCTTGTGTATGATTagtaaaaggcatctaataaataaataaaagcagcaataaaaaaataataataataataataataatacaaagtcCATGTTAGTCAATTTTTACAGTAATCCCTTTTTTTTCTCATCACTTTTAATTGGTTCCGGGCGTCTTCGTGGTAAATTATTTTCCGCACAGTAGGAAATAAtagttatatatattatattttattaatttattttgtatttttttgctgcagctgttacatatactgtaatattgtacatgataaTTGGGATTTGTTGTATAGTGTAGTACTGTTACGTACCAATCGTGTATTTGGAAACACTAGTATCCGtgccttttatagaatgtgtagacacatttttaaagttttaaagtatatatatatatatatatactttaaaaatgtgtctacacattctataaatatatatatatatatatatttatatatatatatatatatatatatatatatatatatatatatatatatatatatatatatatgtgtatatatatatatatatatatatatatatatatatatatatatatgtgtatatatatatatatatatatatatatatatatataatttatagaatgtgtagacacatttttaaagttttaaagtatataaatatatatatatatatatatatatatatacatatatatatatatatatatatatatatatatatatatatatatatatatatatatatatatatatatatatatatactttaaaaatgtgactacacattctataaatatatatatatatatatatatatatatatatatactttaaaaatgtgactacacattctataaatatatatatatatatatatatatgtatatacatatatatatatatatatatatatatatatatatatatatatatatatatatatatatatatatatatgcgatgaggtggcgacttgtccagggtgtaccccgccttccgcccgattgtagctgagataggctccagcgccccccgcgaccccaaagggaataagcggtagaaaatggatggatggatggatatatatatatatatatatatatatatatatatatatatatatatatttatagaatgtgtagacacatttttaaagtatatatatatatatatatatatatatatatatatatatatatatatatataaatatatatttatagaatgtgtagacacttttttaaagtatatatatatatatatatatatatatatatatatatatatatatatatatatatgtatatatatatatatatatttatagaatgtgtagacacatttttaaagttttaaagtatataaatatatatatatatatatatatatatatatatatatatatatatatatatatatatatatatatatatatatgtatgtgtgggaaaaacatcacaagactacttcatctctacaggcctgtttcatgaggggttccctcaatcatcaggagattttctcctgatgattgagggaacccctcaaaggcacatgtatatatacacatttttaaagtatatatacatatatatacttaaaaaatatatatatatatatatttttttttttaagtatatatatatatatatatatatatatatatatatatatactttaaaaaaaaatatatatatatacatttttttaaagtatatatgtatatatataatttaaaaatgtgtctacacattctataaaaggcacatatatatatatattttttatatgtatatatatatatatatatatatatatatatatatatatatatatatatatatatatatatatatatatgccttttatagaatgtgtagacacatttttaaagtgtatatatatatatatatatatatatatatatatatatatgccttttATAGAATTtgtagacacatttttaaagtgtatatatatatatatatatatatatatatatatatatatatatatatatatatactttaaaaatgtgtctacacattctataaaaggcacggataccagtgtttccatatatacgattggtacctaacagaactacactatataacaaatcccaattatcatgtacaatattacagtatatgtaacagctgcagcaaaaacataaaaaaaataaaaataaaaataaatataccatatGTAATTTTTATTTCCTACTGTGCGGAAAATAATTTACCACGAAGACGCCCGGAACCAATTAAAAGTGATGgcaaaaaaaaagggattactgTAACAAAGGAACCAACATGGACTTTGTATTATTCATTTTCTTGGCCTGAATCTGTATCATGAGCAACTTTATGATAGACGGTGGATAATTATGTCTTATCAATAATATCATGTATTATTTCAACATGACACAATTAGTAAGAAAAGGATGAAGTCCACAGCAAAAGGttcaaatgttaaaaataaaaaaaagcaaacaccAGGGGGCGACATTGCTCTCTGCACTAGTCTCTcatccagagagagagagagagagagagagggagggattATACTAGTCACTTGCATTCAGCCACATGATGTTCATAGGAAGATGAAAACGCTTCAAATATCATTTCTGTGCTTTTTTTCCCCGGCTCACAATCGCGCATCACTCGCCGTTTAATTCCCTCCTCAGTGCACACCTCCATTACGTTTGGATTTATAGATGTATGCAAATGATTTTCAATTACTCGCCTTTTCATCACTTTGCCACCACGTCTCATAATTACACATAAAAGCGTGACCACAACTATTTATGTCTCCCTGCACCGCTCATATGCATATGCAATATGCATATGATACTTTCACAAATAGAGGATGCATGCTTTATTTGACAAACATAatcagcacatatacatattgttCATCAGTCAAAAACTTTACTTGCTTGTAATATTTCCATATACTACATTCTAGGAGGGACTGATACTGACTATATTCATGTCGAATAGATACCAAGTACATGCGCGACATAAATCGccgatattgatatttttttaacttgatcattgaACAATTTTGTGATTGTTTTCATTTTATGTGTTGacgattattataattattgtaatAATACATTGTCTTTATTATTTATAATCATTATCATTACATAATGATAATGATTATAAATAATGaacccctaagggaataagcggaggaaaatggatggatggatggattataataatgattataaATAATAAAGACAATCATTAGGCAACACAGTCAGAATTGTAAACATGGGTAAACCGTACACTTCTTCACTTTTAATACttataataatatagtaatactagtaaagttattcattacattatattgtaaaaaaaaacagtaataatgcaatgataataattacatttttacatGATATTGTAAAAatagggtaacactttagtatggggaacacatattcaccattaattagttgcttattaacacgcaaattagtaacatattcactcttatttagtcattattaagtacttattaatgccttcttTTGCATagacttattatacaaccagttagccattaactaagagtcttccctcaataacctcagaattattgcttattagtaacccaaacctttatatgttcccctagtgtccaaataactttaaattaagttgttgttactttaataagaaactaattaatggtgaacatgttccccatactaaagtgttaccaaaaatagaTATAATAATATTTGTGCGAAAATAAGGACCCAAAATCGAAAAACGTCACTTCATAAACAACACAATACAAGCATAGACAACAACATCACCCATGTGAACGAGAATATGAACAGAAGGGAAGTGCACAATATCGACGTTATCACGCAAGTATCGATTTGATGCCGACATCACGCTGGGTGTCGACGACGGGATCCACCCCACCTGCCCCTAACTCCATCGTGACTCAGTTATTGATGTCACAATATTGGAGGAATTGTCCTCAAATGTCACGTAAATGCGTGTAagcgttgaaaaaaatgttttaatagatAGTATGATataatgatgattattattatgattattactacttttgtgtgtgtgtagaagtaGAGGACGAAAGAAGATTTaacagttgttgttgttgatattgatatttatgtatgtatatatatatatatatatatatatatatatatatatatatatatatatatatatatatatatatatatatatatatatatatatatatatatatatcttttttctattttataaacttttatttataatatgcaacattaacaatcaagaaataataatgctcaaaacaagaacaaaaacagtacaaaacagcgccagggtattataaactcaataaagtaactacaaTAGAAcacaatatatatccatccatccatccattttctaccgcttattccctttggggtcgcggggggcgctggagcctatctcagctacaatcgggcgtatatatacatacatatatatatatatatatgtgtatgtgtacgtgtatgtgtatgtatgtgtgtgtgtgtgtgtgtgtgtgtgtgtgtgtgtgtgtgtgtgtgtgtgtgtgtgtgtgtgtgtgtgtgtgtgtgtgtgtaacaaaagCCATAGGTTCACACAACTtcggtaaataatttaaatttggaacacagcttcatagttttcacagctttttggttgttaaagggtagagagtgttttaaagtacagttctaattatttttcttctgagaaacttacatttatgaatataaaacttagccaatagtctatctgtgttggccctgtgatgaggttgcgacttgtccagggtgtaccccgccttccgcccaaatgcagctgagatagcctcctgcatccctcgcgaccccgaaaggggcaagcggtagacatggatggatggatggatggatggataatgaggttgcaaatgtaaaattcatttttatttattttttccctacAGTGttaatccaaatagcacatctatAAAACAAAGCGTTGATATTTAATATTTAGTCTCCAGTGCGCGCTGCTTTTTGCGTCATTTTGCGTTACGCGGAGTGCTGGCGCGTCATTGGCTGGCGGGAAAGAAGCTGTGCGCAAAACCAAGCGCGCCGCTCGCCAGTCGCTCGACAGAAGCCGAGCTGTGAACATCATCTTCTTCATCCTCATCACCACAGCTGCTTGTTTCACTCAAACAGgatcttttgtcatttttgtggaggggggaaacaaaaaaaaacacttttttttctcgATGCTTCCATCCTGAATAGATTTGATGGAAACATATCAGATGGATGCGCGTCAAAGGACTTTGGAAATGCGCACTTCTTGTAGAAAAtaaggaatatttttttttttttttgcactttaaaAATGATTGTGTTGCTTTTCTTGCTCTCCGTGCCGGGGGGTGCGCTCTGCCAGCTTCGCTACTCGGTAGCGGAGGAGCAGGACCCCGGGACTGTGGTGGGGAATATCGCGGACGACTTGGGTCTGGACATCACCAAACTTTCCGCGCGGCGCTTCCAGACGGTGCCCAGCTCGCGGACCCCCCACCTGGACGTCAACCTGGAGAACGGCGCGCTTTTGGTGAAGGAGAAAATAGACCGGGAGGACATTTGCAAGCAGACGACTCCGTGCCTTTTGCACCTGGAAGTCTTCCTGGAGAACCCGCTGGAGCTTTTCCGCGTCGAGATCGAAGTGATGGATATCAACGACAACCCTCCCGCCTTCCCGGAGGCGGACATTTCCGTGGAGATATCGGAGAGCGCCATCCCCGGGACGCGCTTCCCGGTAGAGAACGCCTTCGACCCGGACGTGGGCGCCAACGCGCTCGGCACGTACGCCATCACCAACAACAACAATTTCTACCTGGACGTGCAGACGCAAAGCGACGGGAACAAGTTCGCCGAACTGGTGCTGGAGAAGCCGCTGGACCGGGAGCAGCAGGCCGTGCACCGCTACGTCCTCACCGCGGTGGACGGCGGCGACCCGCAGCGCACCGGCACCGCGCTTTTGGTCGTCAAAGTTCTGGACTCCAACGACAACGCGCCCACTTTCGACCAGTCCGTGTACGCGGTGGACTTGCTGGAAAACTCCCCGCTGGGCACGGAAGTCATCCAACTTAACGCCACCGACGTGGACGAGGGAGAAAACGGAGAGATTGTTTATTCCTTCAGCAGCCACAACGCGCCGAGGATTAAAGACTTGTTCAGCATCGACGCCCGAACCGGCAGAATCGAAGTGGCGGGCGAGGTGGACTACGAGGAGTCCGGTACGCACCAGATTTACGTACAAGCGAAGGACTTGGGCGCCAACGCGGTCCCGGCGCATTGCAAAGTGCTCGTTAAACTCCTGGACGTGAACGACAACACGCCGGAAATCAGCTTCAGCACCGTGACCGAGTCCGTCAACGAGCAGGACGCCCCCGCCGTCATCGCGCTTTTCAGCGTCTCGGACCGGGACTCCGGTGAGAACGGCTTAATGAGCTGCGAGATCTTAGGAGACGTCCCCTTCAAGCTGAAGTCCTCCTACAAGAACTACTACACCATCATGACGGACGGTCCGCTAGACCGGGAGACCACCGAGTCGTACACCATCACGGTGGTGGCCAAGGACAAAGGCCAGCCGTCTCTCGCCAGCAGTAAGTCCATAAAAGTGCACGTATCTGATGAAAACGACAACGCGCCGCGTTTTACTCAGGCTGTTTACGACGTGTACGTGACCGAGAATAACGTGCCGGGCGCCTTCATCCACGCCGTGAGCGCTTTGGACCCGGATGTGGGACAGAACGCGCTCATCACCTACTCCATATTGGAGTGTGACATCCAGGGCATGTCCGTGGACACCTACGTGTCCATCAACCAGGACACGGGTTATTTGTACGCGCTGCGCTCCTTTGATTACGAGCTGCTCAAAGAGTTCAGCTTCACGGTGCAGGCCAAGGACTCGGGCACCCCGGAACTCTTCTCCAACGCCACCGCCAACGTGATCATCGTGGACCAGAACGACAACGCCCCCGCCGTCATCGCGCCGGTGGGCAGGAACGGCACCGCCAGGGAGCACCTGCCCCGGTCCGCCGAGCCCGGGTACCTGGTGACCCGCGTGGTGGCCATGGACTCGGACGACGGCGAGAACGCGCGGCTGTCCTACAGCATCCTGCGGGGCAATGAGATGGGGATGTTTCGCATGGACTGGAGGACTGGGGAACTGAGGACCGCACGCCGGGTCTCCCCCAAGCGGGACCTTCAGGGTCACTACGACATTCTGATCGAGGTGCGGGATCACGGCCAGCCGCCTTTGTCGTCGTCCGCCAGCGTTAGCGTGATTTTAGTGGACAGCGTGGTGGAAGGGCGGAGCAACGACCGCGGCGCCGCCTCCAAGGCCAAGGAGACCTCTCTTGACCTGACCCTCATCCTCATCATCGCTTTAGGGTCCGTGTCCTTCATCTTCTTGCTGGCCATGATCGTGCTGGCGGTGCGTTGCCAGAAGGACAAGAAGTTGAACCTTCACACCTGCTTGCTCGACTGCTGCTCGTGTTGCGGCTCCTGCTGCGGCCGACAAGCTCGCAGCCGCAAGCAGAAGAAGCTGAGCAAGTCCGACATCATGTTGGTCCAGAGCGCCAACGTGACCTCGGGGGCGGGGGGCCCGGTGGGGCAGGTCCCAGTGGAGGAGTCCGGGGTGGGCGGCGTGGGGGGCGGGTTTGGCTCCCACCACCACCAGAACCAGAACTCGTACTGCTACCAAGTGTGTCTGACGCCAGAGTCGGCCAAAACCGACCTGATGTTCCTGAAACCCTGCAGTCCCTCACGCGGCGCCGACGTCGACCACGCCAATCCCTGCGGCACCCTGGTCGGCAGTTACAGCGACCAGCAACCTGACATCATTTCGAACGGCAGCATTCTGTCAAATGAGGTAAGAATGAATCATCTTTGAGTTGTTATTGGCTAATATGGATCCTGTGGCCTTTAGACAATGTGATGATTGGATATCAATTGTTGGACGTCACCACAAATGTTGAATTTAGGGTTCATAGTTTAATGTTGCATTCATGTGCCATAAGGGGAGACAGCGTGTATGCGTTTGTGTTTTATAAAAAGAGCCCATCTGAAGTGAAATTATGGGAGCAATAATCACCACCACCACAAGTCACTATTATTCATAGAAATTACACTACAGACAAACCTAATACATTCAAGTTTTTGCATAAAAATAAACAATCTAACTGAAAATATCGATATGGCAATACACCattcctacagtgaagcatgggggGGGTAAcagcatcatgatgtggggatgtttttcactgtcaggatagagggaaacatGAATGCAgccatgtacagagacatcctggatgaaaacaaacacttctcatccaacctgatgaagcttgagaggtgttgcaaagaggaatgggtgaaactgcccaaagactgaaaaggacttgaggctgtaattgctacctcaagtgcatcaacaaagtattgagggaATGTTGTGAACACTTACtcacgtgattttttttttaattgtttcattttaaataactgcaaaataaaaataaaaacattttcacattgtcaatacggggtattgtctgtagaattttgaggatacaACTGAATTTACTCCATtatagaataaggctgtaacaaaaacaaaatgtataaaaagtgAAGATGCACTTTCTATACTACTTATATTTTTAATCTGCATGTAAAATGTACCACTAAATTATgtagaatattgcaatattgtatCAAGTATTGTTAGTTTTGCATCGTGCAGTCCTtgccaatacccagcaatattattgcttttttcatgttACACACAAGTAATTGAAgaagaatgtgtgtgttttaacaAAATAGGTCATTAGAAGTGAAATTATGGAAAAAATAATCACTGAAGTCAACTATATCCTTAGACGTGACACGATAGACAAAATAATGTATTCAATAGTTTGCATAAAAATAACCAAAAACAATCTGCCTGAGTTAGGTTGGTTAAACAATATCCACTATACAGCAATACTTGTTATGTTGTTTATTACTGTTAATTGGTTTCAAGCCTGATTGTGGTGAATTAATTTCTGGGACATACGaatcatttattttaaatacaatatGTAATTGGCTAAAGCATACAACAAAAATCATTCTAAATGTGAATTTTAGCATTACGAGAGCCATCGAGACATTTACACTCCCTTAATGCAAGTAATACATAGTAATGCTGCACGAGGCTAAGCCAATCAGTAGccatgatactgaacagcacgctcTTAATGATTTGGTCTCATCTGGTGGCCAATACGACTGTAGTTTTGATATTTgtacttttgtttttgccattTGTATGCCTATAATGCTGAATTTGGGCCAATATTATGTATAATATGCTTTACAAATATGTGAAAGAGTGATATCTCTAAACTTCAAAGCTTAATGTGATGAGGGATGACTGAAATACACATTTTTTCttaaattgtatacatttttaaagttgttttgggCGCACTGTAACTGACGAACAGTTTATTTGAagcaaaaaaatatgaatatgagTATTTTTCaaatcgattaatcgttgcagccctaatgcaTTGAAATTATTCCGCCCTCTGCATCTGCACATGTGTATGAACCAAAGGAATATGGAAATGTGATTGTCGTTGCAATAAATAATGCTATATGTTTGTATTTTCTCAAGTCATCATATCAGTTTCCCACCAAAATAAAACATAACCTCATAAAGCATACCTTTAATAGTTTGTCGTGtgaaaacatgtaccgtatttttcggactataagtcgcagtttttttctcaggagcgacttatgtgtgaaattattaacacattaccgtaaaatatcaaataatattatttagctcattcacgtaagagactagacgtatacgatttcatgggatttagcaattaggagtgacagattgtttggtaaaggtatagcatgttctatatgttatagttatttgaatgactcttacaattaatatgttacgttaacataccaggcacgttctcagttggttatttatgcgtcatataacgtacacttattcagcctgttgttcactattctttatttattttaaattgcctttcaaatgtctattcttggagttgggttttatcaaatacatttccccaaaaaatgcgacttatactccagtgcgacttatatgtttttttccttctttattatgcattttcggcaggtgcggcttatactccggtgcgacttatactcagaaaaatacggtactgcatattgaatgacaaaataaaaaaatatatcaattcGCATTTCTTGGAGTCATACATGTGTCTAGATGCAAGGGGTGCATTAATTCCACAGGAAATCACGTCTCACCAGAAAATCAATACAGAGACATTAAAGATCTATATTATATGGTTAAAAAAGGGTATTGCGATAAATTGCCACTTCAAAAGTTTCCCCACCCAAAATATCGCAAAATATTTCATACCATAATACTCGTGACTCAAGCATCAGTATATGTAATGCATCCCAAAGTCCTTGCCAATATCGAGCACTATTACTGCTGCTTTCATGTGACATATCACAAGTAactgtgtgtgtttgagtgtgtttTATTAAAAGAGTCCATCTGAAGTGAAATTATGGGAGCAATAATCACCACAGTCAATTTTATTCATAGAAATGACGCGACAGACAAACCTAATTTATTCCAGCTTTTGCATAGAAATAACCAAGAACCAATCAAAGCATAAGTGAGTTAAGTCACATCGTAGATTCTCCTAATTACGTTCCTTTTTATCCTCCGAAGAAGGATTCCGATAAATACTTGAAGGCCAATTTATGCTGAGGCAGCAAATATTAAATGAGAAGAGGAGATAAATGAGTCAATGGCTTCGTTTtgttcaatgaggacattttttttgtggATTGTCAAAGTCTTGCCTTTGCTGCGCGTTAAGTATTCTGCACACGAGCCAGCATGGCAGCAGCAAGAACAAAGGTTGTTCAGTCCCAGCGTCAGCCGGCTCAATCATTTACGCATTCAATCGCCTCCTAAACCACTCTCTCTCTACTGCTCTCGTCTTGTCTCTCAACTCACTAAGTGGACACGTACGTGCAAGTGGATGCGGTCAATATCGCTACTTTTTAACACTGTCTGCTAGGGTTGTCACCATTTCCGATACTTATTCGATATCTATACCAAGATAAATATGCAAACCCGTTTACTTTTAAAttcaaaaatgtttcaaagtaTTTAGGGTGACTGTGCTTCAACATGTTTGCACATAATTTAAATTGCAGTATCAGTTGCCAAGAGGTaactaaatattaaaaaaagaactGCAGTGTTCTATAATATCccagtatatcaaaacaaacaatacggTGCTTATACATATGCTCATAAATAACAACAATAGTCAAGTATTTTACGGTCTAAAAAGAATAGCAGTGACGTGGAGCCTGCAATTATATAAAaccaacaatattgtttataatatTCTTCTAATATGGTTGTAGTGTGATGTCATCATGTCACGTTTAATTAAATATGCtaaaaaaaggctaaaacatatatttaaatacacattaggtcaggaaaaaacacagaggctatatcatccctacaagcctgaaacaggcttgtagggatatattttcctgacctaacgtatattccgctcttgagcactgtataacggataaaccacagaaacctcaactatatatttaaatacaaatatttgtgtttttatttggtattagtatcaacatttcagccttttcagccatttttcaaatgtctgctttttg is a window of Nerophis lumbriciformis linkage group LG25, RoL_Nlum_v2.1, whole genome shotgun sequence DNA encoding:
- the pcdh10a gene encoding protocadherin-10a isoform X2 codes for the protein MIVLLFLLSVPGGALCQLRYSVAEEQDPGTVVGNIADDLGLDITKLSARRFQTVPSSRTPHLDVNLENGALLVKEKIDREDICKQTTPCLLHLEVFLENPLELFRVEIEVMDINDNPPAFPEADISVEISESAIPGTRFPVENAFDPDVGANALGTYAITNNNNFYLDVQTQSDGNKFAELVLEKPLDREQQAVHRYVLTAVDGGDPQRTGTALLVVKVLDSNDNAPTFDQSVYAVDLLENSPLGTEVIQLNATDVDEGENGEIVYSFSSHNAPRIKDLFSIDARTGRIEVAGEVDYEESGTHQIYVQAKDLGANAVPAHCKVLVKLLDVNDNTPEISFSTVTESVNEQDAPAVIALFSVSDRDSGENGLMSCEILGDVPFKLKSSYKNYYTIMTDGPLDRETTESYTITVVAKDKGQPSLASSKSIKVHVSDENDNAPRFTQAVYDVYVTENNVPGAFIHAVSALDPDVGQNALITYSILECDIQGMSVDTYVSINQDTGYLYALRSFDYELLKEFSFTVQAKDSGTPELFSNATANVIIVDQNDNAPAVIAPVGRNGTAREHLPRSAEPGYLVTRVVAMDSDDGENARLSYSILRGNEMGMFRMDWRTGELRTARRVSPKRDLQGHYDILIEVRDHGQPPLSSSASVSVILVDSVVEGRSNDRGAASKAKETSLDLTLILIIALGSVSFIFLLAMIVLAVRCQKDKKLNLHTCLLDCCSCCGSCCGRQARSRKQKKLSKSDIMLVQSANVTSGAGGPVGQVPVEESGVGGVGGGFGSHHHQNQNSYCYQVCLTPESAKTDLMFLKPCSPSRGADVDHANPCGTLVGSYSDQQPDIISNGSILSNENKHQRSELSYLVDRPRRVNSSAFQEADIVSSKDSGHGDSEQGDSDHDATNRGLTAGADLFSNCTEECKALGHSDRCWMPSFVPSDGRQGPDYRSNLHVPGMDATLPDTEDGLRSQSHNSLHHHLHQQQQQYSASTLERKEYDRGTLPYKPTFLSRKRIC
- the pcdh10a gene encoding protocadherin-10a isoform X1, with product MIVLLFLLSVPGGALCQLRYSVAEEQDPGTVVGNIADDLGLDITKLSARRFQTVPSSRTPHLDVNLENGALLVKEKIDREDICKQTTPCLLHLEVFLENPLELFRVEIEVMDINDNPPAFPEADISVEISESAIPGTRFPVENAFDPDVGANALGTYAITNNNNFYLDVQTQSDGNKFAELVLEKPLDREQQAVHRYVLTAVDGGDPQRTGTALLVVKVLDSNDNAPTFDQSVYAVDLLENSPLGTEVIQLNATDVDEGENGEIVYSFSSHNAPRIKDLFSIDARTGRIEVAGEVDYEESGTHQIYVQAKDLGANAVPAHCKVLVKLLDVNDNTPEISFSTVTESVNEQDAPAVIALFSVSDRDSGENGLMSCEILGDVPFKLKSSYKNYYTIMTDGPLDRETTESYTITVVAKDKGQPSLASSKSIKVHVSDENDNAPRFTQAVYDVYVTENNVPGAFIHAVSALDPDVGQNALITYSILECDIQGMSVDTYVSINQDTGYLYALRSFDYELLKEFSFTVQAKDSGTPELFSNATANVIIVDQNDNAPAVIAPVGRNGTAREHLPRSAEPGYLVTRVVAMDSDDGENARLSYSILRGNEMGMFRMDWRTGELRTARRVSPKRDLQGHYDILIEVRDHGQPPLSSSASVSVILVDSVVEGRSNDRGAASKAKETSLDLTLILIIALGSVSFIFLLAMIVLAVRCQKDKKLNLHTCLLDCCSCCGSCCGRQARSRKQKKLSKSDIMLVQSANVTSGAGGPVGQVPVEESGVGGVGGGFGSHHHQNQNSYCYQVCLTPESAKTDLMFLKPCSPSRGADVDHANPCGTLVGSYSDQQPDIISNGSILSNENKHQRSELSYLVDRPRRVNSSAFQEADIVSSKDSGHGDSEQGDSDHDATNRGLTAGADLFSNCTEECKALGHSDRCWMPSFVPSDGRQGPDYRSNLHVPGMDATLPDTEVPASIDLPEVALTSTNDRSFSTFGKDGLRSQSHNSLHHHLHQQQQQYSASTLERKEYDRGTLPYKPTFLSRKRIC